The Chrysiogenia bacterium genome includes a region encoding these proteins:
- a CDS encoding DUF4124 domain-containing protein: protein MQIRAKDSRRPGVTGLFWGLLLAVLVWAAPAHAELYRYVDEAGNVHYVESINKVPEQYREQIKSISGEKVQTYQGRTPTRGRNGPSPVPSGQSTRSALGDNEGRTQAYWCTELERIRNELAEVTKRLDTLNARGAVNTDQAAGLKALYEIQAEIKRLTERQIELQAEIDELPNTVRKAGGNPGWVKGVRCPTDGPKTIGEAGTGPTDEQLKTREYWEGLKKQLEERRAKLEQSIERAEGEISPNTGGEFDPVVAEHNNMLREDLDKLRAELSQVERELADLPRKAEAAGVPGSWVE from the coding sequence ATGCAGATTCGCGCAAAAGACTCTCGCCGCCCCGGGGTCACGGGGTTGTTCTGGGGCCTGCTGCTGGCCGTGCTCGTCTGGGCCGCGCCGGCTCATGCCGAGCTCTATCGCTACGTCGATGAGGCCGGCAATGTTCACTACGTCGAGAGCATCAACAAGGTGCCCGAACAGTATCGCGAGCAGATCAAGTCGATCAGCGGCGAGAAGGTGCAGACTTACCAGGGGCGCACGCCCACGCGCGGGCGCAACGGGCCCTCGCCGGTCCCCTCGGGCCAGTCCACGCGCAGCGCCCTGGGCGACAACGAGGGGCGCACGCAGGCCTACTGGTGCACCGAGCTTGAGCGCATCCGAAACGAACTGGCGGAAGTCACCAAGCGACTCGATACGCTCAACGCACGTGGCGCGGTGAACACCGATCAGGCCGCCGGGCTCAAGGCGCTCTACGAAATCCAGGCCGAGATCAAGCGGCTGACCGAGCGGCAGATCGAACTGCAGGCAGAGATCGATGAACTTCCCAACACCGTGCGCAAGGCGGGCGGCAACCCCGGCTGGGTCAAGGGCGTTCGTTGCCCGACCGACGGGCCCAAGACCATCGGCGAGGCGGGCACCGGCCCGACCGATGAGCAGCTCAAGACGCGCGAATACTGGGAAGGCCTCAAGAAACAGCTCGAAGAGCGCCGCGCGAAGCTCGAACAGAGCATCGAGCGCGCCGAGGGCGAGATCAGCCCCAATACCGGCGGCGAATTCGACCCGGTCGTGGCCGAGCACAACAACATGCTTCGCGAGGACCTCGACAAGCTGCGCGCCGAGCTCTCGCAGGTCGAGCGCGAGCTGGCGGACCTGCCCAGGAAGGCCGAAGCCGCCGGCGTGCCGGGGAGCTGGGTGGAATAG